A stretch of the Theobroma cacao cultivar B97-61/B2 unplaced genomic scaffold, Criollo_cocoa_genome_V2, whole genome shotgun sequence genome encodes the following:
- the LOC108663905 gene encoding receptor-like protein 12 yields MGCLLIFYQLLCLLMFCLSSQPTLSSSSFAPSATPLCSHNEASALMKFKSSFSINETASEECEHTSTPSYPKTDSWKEGTDCCSWDGVTCDNITGHVIGLDLCCSWLYGVIFSNSSLFHLPQLQKLNLAHNHFNGSKMSSEFAQFTSLTQLNLTDSVFTGQIPLQISHLSKLVSLDLSRNYLQTIDKRTLGGLVQNLTEVRQLFLHRINMSSINPIVLMNISSSLSSLSLEGCGLQGKFPENIFHLPNLKLLNLRYNHDLNIYLPNFNQSNHLELLYLGHTNLSGALPNSIGNLVSLEHLDLSFTNLSGALPNPIRNLRSLKYLSLSGAPLCPGSLNLIRNLVSLEELHLEACNISRIMLRSLGNYVGGQIPSLLTNLSQLKLLDISDNQLEGSIPNEVTAFPNLINLDLSFNFLNGTLPSWLYTTSSLKSINLQHNQLSGYIKQFQHISLEAIFLQNNKLQGLDPSSISQLVNLTRLDVSSNNLSGIVESDLFSKLQNLQYLDLSYNNLYFNSNHTSTDYTLPNLYLLYLSSCNVNQFPQFLRGSKVLERLDLSNNRIYSKIPKWMWDVGKDSLFYLNLSHNSMTELEQLPWKNIRILDLSSNLIQGDPPIPPLTTSTFLISNNNLNGQMSDLICNVSYLEILDMSHNHLSGIIPQCFGKLSKSLRMLNLGTNKLHGTIPATFAKGCQLENLNLNANQLEGPLTRSILNCRSLQVLDLGNNKINATFPHWLGTLQELKVLVMKSNQMHGFVNGKRHTHYFRKLQILDLSNNSFTGQLPTRYIENFNAMMNVEENRDVMPYIGGSDVTMGNFYSYSVHLIEKGQEVELMKIFATLTIIDLSNNKFEGEIPRVIGKLSSIIGLNLSHNYLVGHIPPSFGNLINLEWLDLSSNKLDGKIPEQLLNLTMLSSLNLSKNELVGHIPEGKQFNTFENSSYEGNDGLCGFPLSRDCSSNEAQQPPPSNLQEEDGSKSEIRFGWKVVLIGYMSGFMFGVGMGYAVFRTGKPKWIVSLVEARHHRRPKKSNRNACTSRTRS; encoded by the coding sequence ATGGGCTGCTTACTAATCTTCTATCAGCTTCTCTGTCTTCTAATGTTTTGCTTGAGTTCTCAGCCTACTCTTTCATCCTCTTCATTTGCCCCTTCAGCAACACCCCTCTGCTCTCACAACGAGGCTTCAGCtttgatgaaatttaaaagcTCCTTTTCCATCAATGAAACTGCTTCAGAGGAATGCGAACATACTAGCACCCCATCTTATCCTAAGACTGATTCGTGGAAGGAAGGGACTGATTGCTGCTCATGGGATGGAGTCACTTGCGACAATATAACAGGCCATGTGATTGGCCTTGACCTCTGTTGCAGTTGGTTATATGGTGTCATTTTTTCCAACAGCAGTCTATTCCATCTTCCACAACTACAGAAGCTTAACCTCGCACATAACCATTTTAACGGTTCCAAGATGTCATCTGAGTTTGCTCAGTTCACAAGTTTAACGCAACTCAACCTCACGGACTCAGTCTTCACAGGACAAATTCCACTCCAAATCTCCCACTTGTCAAAGTTGGTTTCACTTGATCTCTCTCGGAATTATCTTCAAACAATTGACAAACGTACTTTGGGAGGACTTGTTCAGAACCTAACAGAGGTGAGACAACTGTTTCTTCATCGAATCAACATGTCTTCTATTAATCCTATTGTCTTGATGAATATATCCTCTTCTTTAAGCTCTCTTAGTCTTGAAGGTTGTGGTTTGCAAGGAAAATTCCCAGAAAACATTTTTCACCTGCCAAACCTCAAGTTGCTCAATTTACGATACAATCATGATCTCAATATCTATCTTCCAAACTTCAACCAGAGCAACCATCTTGAGCTATTATATCTAGGTCATACGAATCTTTCTGGAGCATTGCCTAATTCCATTGGCAATTTAGTTTCATTGGAACATTTGGATCTAAGTTTTACAAATCTGTCTGGAGCATTGCCTAATCCCATCCGCAATCTACGATCTTTGAAGTATTTGTCTTTATCAGGGGCTCCTCTATGTCCAGGTTCACTTAACTTAATTCGTAACCTAGTTTCTTTGGAGGAATTGCATCTCGAAGCATGTAACATTTCAAGAATAATGCTGAGATCATTGGGGAATTATGTTGGAGGACAGATTCCATCCTTACTCACAAACCTATCTCAACTTAAATTGTTGGACATCTCTGACAATCAACTAGAAGGTTCCATTCCAAATGAGGTAACTGCTTTTCCTAATCTAATCAATCTAGacttatcttttaattttctcaatgGTACACTTCCTTCATGGTTGTATACCACTTCCTCATTAAAGTCCATAAATCTCCAACATAACCAGCTCAGTGGTTATATCAAGCAATTTCAACACATATCACTAGAAGCGATATTTTTACAGAATAATAAACTCCAAGGTTTGGATCCATCTTCAATATCTCAACTTGTGAACCTTACTAGGCTTGATGTATCATCAAATAATCTTAGTGGAATTGTAGAATCTGACCTGTTTTCAAAACTCCAAAATCTCCAATACCTTGATCTTTCATATAACAATCTATACTtcaactctaaccataccagTACTGATTATACATTGCCTAATCTTTATCTTTTGTATCTGTCATCTTGCAATGTCAATCAATTCCCCCAATTTCTAAGAGGCTCAAAAGTTTTGGAAAGGTTAGACCTTTCCAATAATAGAATCTACAGCAAGATTCCCAAATGGATGTGGGATGTTGGGAAAGACTCTTTGTTTTACTTAAATCTATCTCACAACTCTATGACAGAATTAGAGCAACTTCCATGGAAGAATATTCGAATTCTTGATTTAAGTTCGAATTTGATTCAAGGAGATCCTCCAATTCCACCTTTGACAACATCTACTTTTTTGATCTCAAATAACAATTTGAATGGACAGATGTCTGATCTCATATGCAATGTGAGTTATCTTGAAATTTTAGACATGTCTCACAACCATTTGAGTGGAATTATTCCGCAATGCTTTGGAAAATTAAGCAAAAGCCTTCGTATGTTGAATCTAGGGACGAACAAACTTCATGGAACCATTCCTGCAACATTTGCAAAGGGATGTCAATTGGAGAATCTTAATTTGAATGCTAATCAATTGGAAGGGCCTTTGACACGATCCATCCTTAATTGTAGAAGTCTACAAGTACTAGATCTTGGCAACAATAAGATCAATGCTACATTCCCTCATTGGCTAGGAACTCTCCAAGAGCTAAAAGTTCTTGtaatgaaatcaaatcaaatgcATGGTTTCGTAAATGGCAAAAGGCATACGCATTATTTTCGTAAGCTCCAAATTTTAGACCTCTCCAATAACAGTTTTACTGGACAGTTGCCAACTAGGTATATAGAAAATTTCAATGCTATGATGAATGTGGAAGAAAATAGAGATGTCATGCCGTATATTGGGGGTTCTGATGTTACAATGGGTAACTTTTACAGTTATTCTGTTCATTTGATCGAAAAAGGGCAAGAGGTtgaattaatgaaaatatttgccACATTAACGATCATTGATTTATCAAATAACAAGTTTGAAGGAGAGATTCCAAGAGTTATTGGAAAGCTTAGTTCAATCATTGGGCTTAACCTTTCTCATAATTACCTTGTTGGTCATATTCCACCATCATTTGGAAATTTGATCAATCTTGAATGGTTAGACTTATCCTCAAACAAGCTGGATGGAAAGATTCCTGAGCAATTGCTGAATCTGACAATGCTTTCTTCCCTAAACCTTTCCAAGAATGAACTTGTTGGGCACATACCTGAAGGCAAACAATTCAACACGTTTGAGAATAGTTCCTATGAAGGGAATGATGGATTATGCGGTTTTCCACTCTCTAGAGATTGCAGCAGTAATGAAGCACAACAGCCACCACCTTCAAATTTACAAGAAGAAGATGGCTCAAAATCTGAAATTAGATTTGGGTGGAAAGTTGTGCTAATTGGATACATGTCCGGATTTATGTTTGGAGTGGGTATGGGATATGCTGTTTTTCGGACCGGTAAACCCAAATGGATTGTGAGCTTGGTTGAAGCCAGACATCATCGAAGGCCAAAAAAGTCAAACAGGAATGCTTGCACTAGTCGGACAAGGAGTTAG